One genomic window of Nakamurella panacisegetis includes the following:
- a CDS encoding cytochrome c oxidase assembly protein, producing MHSFASPTSAPSGGSLLTEWRPDYVMIVVVAILAIAYLRTRRRAATQGIAWARHRDIVFWVGVAATVWTTNGFPQARGFQLMWVWMTQELLLLLIVPIVIMSAQPVSLVTTVHGPDNLLARALRTRTLRFLGSPLVSPVLVPVLCMLLIFGGLGSFAVSSVWAGGVVHLLLLAVGALIALPLVNTDDQRSSLAVGLSLAVGFVELILDAFPGIALRFQTHMTLVHFAVNRPAFSPVAIDDQHVAGGILWVVAEVLDLPFLILAATRWIKADARDAARVDAELDARQHWDAAGEAVADPPVDRPWWLDDPALQDRFGGHKGVAPVRPPSDQPAD from the coding sequence GTGCATTCCTTCGCCTCACCGACATCCGCGCCCTCGGGTGGGAGCCTGCTGACCGAGTGGCGGCCGGACTACGTGATGATCGTCGTCGTCGCCATCCTGGCCATCGCCTATCTGCGCACCCGACGGCGCGCGGCCACGCAGGGAATCGCGTGGGCGCGGCACCGCGACATCGTGTTCTGGGTCGGCGTCGCGGCCACCGTCTGGACCACGAACGGCTTCCCGCAGGCCCGCGGCTTCCAGCTGATGTGGGTCTGGATGACCCAGGAGCTGCTCCTCCTGCTCATCGTGCCGATCGTCATCATGTCGGCCCAGCCGGTGTCGCTGGTGACCACGGTGCACGGACCGGACAACCTGCTCGCCCGGGCCCTGCGCACCCGGACCCTGCGGTTCCTGGGCAGCCCGTTGGTCAGCCCGGTGCTGGTGCCGGTGCTCTGCATGCTGCTGATCTTCGGCGGGCTGGGCTCGTTCGCGGTCAGTTCGGTGTGGGCCGGAGGCGTGGTTCACCTGCTGCTGCTGGCGGTCGGCGCGCTGATTGCCCTACCCCTGGTCAACACCGACGACCAACGATCGTCGCTGGCCGTCGGGCTGTCGCTGGCCGTCGGTTTCGTGGAGCTGATCCTGGACGCCTTTCCCGGCATCGCCCTGCGATTCCAGACCCATATGACGTTGGTGCACTTCGCGGTGAACCGGCCCGCCTTCTCGCCCGTCGCGATCGACGACCAGCACGTCGCGGGCGGCATCCTGTGGGTGGTGGCCGAGGTTCTCGACCTGCCGTTCCTGATCCTGGCGGCCACCCGCTGGATCAAGGCCGACGCCCGGGACGCGGCCCGGGTCGACGCCGAACTGGACGCCCGGCAGCACTGGGACGCCGCCGGTGAGGCGGTGGCCGACCCGCCGGTCGACCGCCCGTGGTGGCTGGACGACCCGGCCCTGCAGGACCGGTTCGGCGGGCACAAGGGTGTTGCTCCGGTGCGGCCGCCATCTGATCAGCCCGCCGATTGA
- a CDS encoding ABC transporter ATP-binding protein: MGGGSMAALRAMHRDDSVKDHKLPPGIAKRILAFARPYRKELILFLTVTVFSAVIAVATPLLAGQVVNEISGHGQLRVVIILALVIAALAVVDTGNSLVSRFYSSRIGEGLIYDMRSRVFDHVQKMSLSFFTRTQTGALVSRLNNDVIGAQQAFTSTLSGVVSNVIGLVLTAGVMFSLSWQVTVLSLILLPVFVLPARAFGRKLQTLTRESYGLNASMTTTMTERFNVSGALLVALFGRPEEESKSFAERAGRVRDIGVTTAMYGRTFIAALTLVAALAQALTYGLGGSLALSGSLNAGNVVALALLLTRLYGPLTALSNVRVDVMSALVSFERVFEVLDLEPLISERPDAVVLPKGSRSVEFDDVRFAYPSAEQVSLASLESISVPDHSPRHPVLHGVSFRAEPGQLVALVGPSGAGKTTISQLIPRIYDADSGAVRIGGVDVKDATLQSLRDSIGVVAQDAHMFHDTIRANLLYARPEASEAQLIEALRAAQIWPLVSSLPEGLETVVGDRGHRLSGGEKQRLAIARVLLKAPDVVILDEATAHLDSESEAAVQRALDAALTGRTSIVIAHRLSTVRSADQILVIDRGRVVESGRHADLIARNGLYADLYRTQFEDQARTQVSTPE; this comes from the coding sequence GCCCTACCGCAAGGAACTGATCCTGTTCCTGACGGTGACGGTGTTCTCGGCCGTCATCGCGGTGGCCACGCCATTGCTCGCCGGGCAGGTGGTCAACGAGATCTCCGGTCACGGGCAGCTGCGCGTTGTCATCATCCTGGCCCTGGTGATCGCCGCCCTGGCCGTCGTCGACACCGGCAACTCGCTGGTGTCCCGCTTCTACTCCTCGCGGATCGGGGAGGGCCTGATCTACGACATGCGCAGCCGGGTCTTCGACCACGTGCAGAAGATGTCGTTGTCGTTCTTCACCCGCACCCAGACCGGCGCGCTGGTTTCCCGGCTCAACAACGACGTCATCGGCGCCCAGCAGGCGTTCACCTCCACCCTGTCCGGGGTGGTGTCGAATGTGATCGGGCTGGTCCTGACGGCCGGGGTGATGTTCAGCCTGTCCTGGCAGGTCACCGTCCTGTCGCTGATCCTGCTGCCGGTGTTCGTGCTGCCGGCCCGGGCGTTCGGCCGCAAGCTGCAGACCCTGACCAGGGAGTCCTACGGTCTGAACGCGTCCATGACGACGACCATGACGGAGCGGTTCAACGTCTCCGGTGCCCTGCTGGTCGCCCTGTTCGGCCGGCCGGAGGAGGAGTCCAAGTCGTTCGCCGAACGGGCCGGGCGGGTCCGCGACATCGGCGTCACCACCGCGATGTACGGACGGACGTTCATCGCCGCGCTGACTCTGGTCGCCGCCCTCGCACAGGCCCTGACCTACGGGCTGGGTGGCTCGCTGGCGCTGTCCGGTTCGCTCAACGCCGGCAACGTGGTGGCGCTGGCCCTGCTGCTGACCCGCCTGTACGGACCGCTGACCGCCTTGTCCAACGTCCGGGTCGACGTGATGAGCGCGCTGGTCTCCTTCGAACGCGTCTTCGAGGTCCTGGATCTCGAGCCGCTGATCTCCGAGCGGCCCGACGCGGTCGTCCTGCCCAAGGGCTCCCGATCGGTGGAGTTCGACGACGTCCGGTTCGCCTATCCGAGCGCGGAGCAGGTGTCGCTGGCGTCGCTGGAGAGCATCTCCGTTCCCGACCACAGCCCCCGTCATCCGGTCCTGCACGGCGTCAGCTTCCGGGCCGAGCCGGGCCAGCTGGTCGCACTGGTCGGGCCCTCGGGGGCGGGCAAGACCACCATCTCCCAGTTGATCCCGCGCATCTACGACGCCGATTCCGGAGCGGTCCGGATCGGCGGGGTCGACGTCAAGGACGCCACCCTGCAGTCGCTGCGCGACTCGATCGGGGTCGTCGCTCAGGACGCCCACATGTTCCACGACACCATTCGGGCGAACCTGCTCTACGCCCGGCCCGAGGCGTCGGAGGCCCAGCTGATCGAGGCGCTGCGGGCGGCGCAGATCTGGCCGCTGGTCAGCTCGCTCCCCGAAGGCCTGGAGACGGTGGTGGGGGACCGGGGCCACCGGCTGTCCGGCGGTGAGAAGCAGCGCCTGGCCATCGCGCGGGTGCTGCTCAAGGCGCCGGACGTGGTGATCCTGGACGAGGCGACGGCCCACCTGGACAGCGAGTCCGAGGCCGCCGTCCAGCGCGCGCTCGACGCGGCCCTCACCGGCCGTACGTCCATCGTCATCGCGCACCGGCTCTCGACGGTGCGCTCGGCCGACCAGATCCTGGTGATCGACCGGGGCCGCGTCGTCGAGTCCGGACGGCACGCCGACCTGATCGCCCGGAACGGGTTGTACGCCGATCTGTACCGGACCCAGTTCGAAGATCAGGCTCGGACTCAGGTCAGCACGCCGGAGTAG